A single genomic interval of uncultured Pseudodesulfovibrio sp. harbors:
- a CDS encoding glycosyltransferase, producing the protein MFRTSIPVFCYHTVCEEDGHTPQRFREHLDAMLDAGYRTISALELLAVVRGEMKAPPKSVVLTFDDGHISNFVNAVPELEKRGMTGTFFALSDFTVPGKIRSADDMPSMLPMPQSFKNALQGEDHSQFINEGEIRDMINQGMEVFSHGCRHQGTFRTLRPYARMGEDHARWPAWGIYPDFNADHPTFDAASAYVYDGFWPKFDADGTPRFAARPTQERLAFCRNDFMESFERFRALSGCSEQLFCWPWGQFCDDAEAELKKAGYAGAFTLERWVNAEGTDPFRLNRLGVGKQKTGRWVQQRLRMYGSDPAARVFFKLHTKKPEVKKVLYVTDSEKLSGGSRQLVNNIAAMNDLGVRPYAVLSPKSPIVGALDGMDVEIIPFERFRDYFHAGTFLKKTVRKHGIDVVHTFHNRAYKMGILARLMGAKCKVFINRGVISRPNDVFFLWTALANGVITNSMQCAEVLRKHHVMKRRLNVVYNAYNGPDFGEPVFRKKRGVRFVYVGNPAEIKGFDVFLQAATRLCENGNFRDMEFVGVGIDTHFRERFAPHMSPEVNERLRLTGDLPHDEVLEELQFSDILVVPSRKESLPNTLLEGFDLGLPAVCTDVGGIGELLRDAVNGYLCANEDADCLAEKMRVLAENPEMRFNMGRAGRNIIRTMLTLEAKGHNLMRVYMGETLCQPLPVEKV; encoded by the coding sequence ATGTTCCGCACCTCCATACCTGTCTTCTGCTACCACACCGTCTGCGAAGAAGACGGTCATACCCCGCAGCGATTCCGGGAACATCTGGACGCCATGCTCGACGCCGGATACCGCACCATTTCAGCACTCGAACTGCTGGCAGTGGTGCGGGGCGAAATGAAGGCTCCGCCGAAATCCGTGGTCCTGACCTTTGACGACGGACATATCAGCAACTTTGTCAACGCTGTGCCGGAACTTGAAAAGCGCGGCATGACCGGCACCTTTTTCGCGCTGTCCGACTTCACGGTCCCCGGAAAAATCCGGTCTGCGGACGACATGCCCAGCATGCTGCCCATGCCGCAGAGCTTCAAGAACGCCTTGCAGGGCGAAGACCATTCCCAGTTCATCAACGAAGGTGAAATCCGCGACATGATCAACCAGGGAATGGAAGTCTTTTCCCACGGCTGCCGACATCAGGGCACGTTCCGCACCCTTCGCCCGTACGCACGCATGGGCGAAGACCACGCCCGCTGGCCCGCATGGGGCATTTATCCCGATTTCAATGCCGACCATCCGACGTTCGATGCGGCCAGTGCCTACGTGTATGACGGCTTCTGGCCGAAGTTCGATGCCGACGGCACACCGCGCTTTGCTGCACGGCCGACACAGGAACGGCTGGCTTTCTGCCGAAATGATTTCATGGAAAGCTTCGAACGGTTCCGCGCCCTGAGCGGTTGCAGCGAACAACTCTTCTGCTGGCCGTGGGGCCAGTTCTGCGACGATGCCGAAGCCGAACTGAAAAAGGCGGGATATGCCGGTGCGTTCACTCTGGAAAGATGGGTGAATGCGGAAGGCACCGATCCGTTCCGGCTCAACCGTCTTGGCGTAGGCAAACAGAAAACCGGCAGATGGGTGCAGCAGCGCCTGAGAATGTACGGTTCCGATCCCGCAGCACGGGTGTTTTTCAAGCTGCACACCAAAAAGCCGGAAGTGAAAAAGGTCCTGTACGTCACAGACTCGGAAAAACTCTCCGGCGGCAGCCGCCAGTTGGTCAACAACATCGCGGCAATGAACGATCTGGGAGTCAGGCCGTATGCCGTGCTTTCGCCCAAGTCCCCCATTGTGGGGGCGCTGGACGGCATGGATGTCGAAATCATCCCGTTTGAACGGTTCCGTGACTATTTTCATGCCGGAACCTTTCTGAAAAAGACCGTCCGCAAACACGGAATCGACGTGGTCCACACCTTCCACAACCGCGCCTACAAGATGGGCATTCTTGCCCGACTCATGGGAGCGAAATGCAAGGTCTTCATCAACCGAGGCGTGATTTCGCGGCCCAACGACGTGTTCTTCCTGTGGACGGCCCTTGCAAACGGCGTCATCACCAATTCCATGCAATGCGCGGAGGTGCTCCGCAAGCACCACGTCATGAAGCGCCGCCTGAACGTCGTGTACAACGCCTACAACGGTCCTGATTTCGGGGAACCGGTCTTTCGCAAGAAACGCGGAGTCCGTTTTGTCTACGTGGGCAACCCTGCCGAAATAAAAGGCTTTGACGTGTTTTTGCAGGCAGCGACACGCCTGTGCGAAAACGGCAATTTCCGGGACATGGAATTCGTGGGCGTAGGTATTGATACACATTTCAGGGAACGCTTCGCCCCCCACATGTCGCCTGAGGTCAATGAACGTCTGCGGCTGACCGGCGATCTGCCGCACGATGAAGTGCTGGAGGAGTTGCAATTCTCCGACATTCTCGTGGTTCCTTCGCGCAAGGAGAGCCTGCCCAACACCCTGCTCGAGGGATTCGATCTCGGCCTGCCTGCTGTCTGCACGGACGTGGGCGGCATCGGCGAACTGCTCCGGGACGCCGTCAACGGCTATCTCTGCGCGAACGAAGACGCCGACTGTCTGGCGGAAAAGATGCGCGTGCTTGCCGAAAATCCCGAGATGCGGTTCAATATGGGCCGTGCGGGACGCAACATCATTCGCACGATGCTGACTCTGGAAGCGAAAGGGCATAACCTCATGCGCGTATACATGGGTGAAACGCTCTGCCAGCCGCTCCCGGTGGAAAAGGTTTAA
- the fmt gene encoding methionyl-tRNA formyltransferase: MEEVANNEPAVKLKKLRTVFMGTPDFAAENLRILLAFEGAEVVGVYSQPDRPCGRGRKCKPSPVKQVALENGIDVFQPLNFKDQKDIDELAALKPDVLVVAAYGLILPQSVLDIPTIHPLNIHASLLPQWRGAAPIQRAIEAGDVVTGISIMKMEAGLDTGPVLVQRALRIGHNDHAGTIHDELAKLGGICICEAMARLQTGAYSLKPQDDAIATYAKKLEKSEGEIDWNRPAQAIHNQIRAMYPWPGAFFQWDNQDGKIIRLNVAPGEVSEEETPKIDPGTILGEMDGKLAITSADKIYLTPEVKPQGKKAMDATAFACGYMKACN; encoded by the coding sequence ATGGAAGAAGTAGCCAACAACGAACCGGCAGTAAAACTGAAAAAACTACGCACGGTGTTCATGGGTACACCGGATTTCGCAGCCGAAAACCTGCGTATTCTGCTGGCCTTTGAGGGCGCTGAGGTCGTGGGCGTCTACTCGCAGCCCGACAGGCCGTGCGGACGCGGACGCAAGTGCAAGCCGTCGCCAGTCAAACAGGTGGCGCTTGAAAACGGCATCGACGTCTTCCAGCCGCTGAATTTCAAGGACCAGAAGGACATTGACGAGTTGGCCGCGCTCAAGCCGGACGTGCTGGTCGTGGCCGCATACGGCTTGATCCTGCCGCAGAGCGTGCTCGATATCCCGACGATCCACCCGCTGAACATCCATGCGTCCCTGCTGCCGCAGTGGCGCGGCGCAGCTCCGATCCAGCGCGCCATCGAGGCGGGCGACGTGGTCACGGGCATCTCCATCATGAAGATGGAGGCAGGGCTGGACACCGGCCCGGTTCTGGTGCAGCGCGCACTCCGCATCGGTCACAATGACCACGCGGGCACGATCCACGACGAGTTGGCCAAGCTCGGCGGCATCTGCATCTGCGAGGCCATGGCTCGACTCCAGACCGGGGCCTACAGCCTGAAGCCGCAGGACGACGCCATCGCCACCTACGCCAAAAAGCTGGAAAAGAGCGAGGGCGAGATTGACTGGAACCGGCCCGCACAGGCCATCCATAATCAGATTCGCGCCATGTATCCGTGGCCCGGAGCCTTTTTCCAGTGGGACAATCAGGACGGCAAGATCATCCGCCTGAACGTTGCGCCCGGAGAAGTGAGCGAGGAAGAGACGCCCAAGATCGATCCCGGCACCATACTCGGAGAGATGGACGGCAAGCTCGCCATCACCTCGGCGGACAAGATCTATCTGACCCCGGAAGTCAAGCCGCAGGGCAAGAAGGCCATGGACGCCACGGCGTTTGCCTGCGGATACATGAAAGCCTGCAACTAG
- the def gene encoding peptide deformylase has translation MKLEICTWPDEVLAKNAEPIAEITPELEELIENMIETMYEGDGVGLAAPQIGKSIRLICVDQTGPKVKGDLRVLINPEIVECDGEVDSDEGCLSCPEFAAKVKRFERVKVNAMDREGKDVCIETDGFLAIILQHEIDHLNGVTIADKAGRLKKAMYKKKAMKWKK, from the coding sequence ATGAAATTGGAAATATGCACATGGCCGGACGAGGTTCTGGCTAAAAATGCCGAACCGATCGCCGAGATCACTCCCGAGCTGGAAGAGCTTATCGAGAACATGATCGAAACGATGTACGAAGGCGACGGGGTCGGACTGGCCGCGCCGCAGATCGGCAAATCCATTCGTCTTATCTGCGTGGACCAGACCGGTCCCAAGGTCAAGGGCGACCTGCGCGTGCTCATCAACCCGGAGATCGTGGAATGCGATGGTGAAGTCGATTCCGACGAGGGCTGCCTGAGCTGCCCGGAATTCGCAGCCAAAGTGAAGCGCTTTGAGCGGGTCAAGGTCAATGCAATGGACCGCGAAGGCAAGGACGTCTGCATCGAGACCGACGGCTTCCTCGCGATCATTTTGCAACACGAAATCGACCACCTGAACGGTGTGACCATCGCTGACAAGGCGGGACGACTAAAAAAGGCCATGTACAAGAAAAAGGCAATGAAATGGAAGAAGTAG
- the aspS gene encoding aspartate--tRNA ligase, with product MSEQERDYDEFRVIEDLAGWRRTHHNNELTAANMDEEVCLMGWVQFRRDHGGLIFLDLRDREGLTQVVFNPEENAEVHERAHAIRPEYVVAVKGKVRPRPDGMANPNMVTGEVEIEVFEYKLLNTSDTPPFPIEDRVEVGENLRLKYRFLDLRRPSLAKNFIIRNKAAQSVRRYLDNLGFLEIETPVLTKSTPEGARDFLVPSRVNQGEFYALPQSPQLFKQMLMVSGMDRYFQIVKCFRDEDLRADRQPEFTQIDIEMSFIDEAYIQDMAENMVRTLFKETIDAELPAEFPRMTFADAMRDYGVDKPDLRFDLKLTEVTDVFAGSGFKVFASSELVKVMRVPGGATLSRKEIDEYTKYVEIYGSKGLAWIKIKEDGTWQSPIVKFFSEEEIAKLGERTGVEPGDILFFQAGQADIANAALGNLRCELAKRLGLIEEGVYKPVWITDFPLLEYDVEEKRYVARHHPFTSCQPEQLDILANDPGQAIARAYDMVINGYEVGGGSIRIHTPEMQEKMFAALGIDEEEAREKFGFLMDALKFGAPPHGGIAFGLDRLIMILTGSKSIRDVIAFPKTQKATCLMTEAPSAVPSKQLRELGVRLREKKKEE from the coding sequence ATGTCTGAGCAGGAAAGGGATTACGACGAGTTTCGCGTTATTGAAGACCTCGCCGGTTGGCGCAGGACGCACCACAACAACGAGTTGACCGCCGCCAATATGGACGAGGAAGTCTGCCTCATGGGCTGGGTCCAGTTCCGCCGTGACCACGGCGGGCTGATCTTCCTCGACCTTCGTGACCGCGAAGGATTGACGCAGGTCGTCTTCAATCCCGAAGAAAACGCCGAGGTGCACGAACGCGCCCACGCCATCCGCCCCGAATACGTGGTGGCAGTCAAGGGCAAGGTCCGCCCCCGTCCCGACGGCATGGCCAATCCCAACATGGTCACCGGCGAAGTGGAGATCGAGGTCTTCGAGTACAAGCTGCTCAACACCTCCGACACCCCGCCGTTCCCCATCGAGGATCGTGTGGAAGTCGGCGAGAACCTGCGCCTCAAGTACCGGTTCCTCGACCTGCGCCGCCCGTCGCTCGCAAAGAATTTCATCATCCGCAACAAGGCTGCACAGTCCGTCCGCCGCTACCTCGACAATCTCGGTTTCCTCGAAATCGAGACCCCGGTGCTGACCAAGTCCACCCCCGAGGGGGCACGCGACTTCCTCGTGCCCAGCCGTGTCAATCAGGGTGAATTCTACGCCCTGCCGCAGTCCCCGCAGCTGTTCAAGCAGATGCTCATGGTCTCCGGCATGGACCGCTACTTCCAGATCGTGAAATGCTTCCGCGACGAAGACCTTCGCGCCGACCGTCAGCCCGAATTCACCCAGATCGATATCGAGATGAGCTTCATCGACGAAGCCTACATTCAGGACATGGCCGAGAACATGGTCCGCACCCTGTTCAAGGAAACCATCGACGCCGAGCTGCCCGCTGAATTCCCCCGCATGACGTTCGCCGACGCCATGCGCGACTACGGTGTTGACAAGCCGGACCTCCGCTTCGACCTCAAGCTGACCGAAGTGACCGACGTGTTCGCCGGTTCCGGTTTCAAGGTCTTTGCTTCTTCCGAGCTGGTCAAGGTCATGCGCGTCCCCGGCGGCGCCACCCTTTCCCGCAAGGAGATCGACGAGTACACCAAGTACGTCGAAATCTACGGTTCCAAGGGCCTCGCATGGATCAAGATCAAGGAAGACGGCACATGGCAGTCTCCCATCGTCAAATTCTTCTCCGAAGAAGAGATCGCCAAACTGGGCGAGCGCACCGGCGTCGAACCGGGCGACATCCTCTTCTTCCAGGCCGGTCAGGCGGACATCGCCAACGCCGCGCTGGGCAACCTGCGCTGCGAGCTGGCCAAGCGCCTCGGCCTCATCGAGGAAGGCGTGTACAAGCCCGTCTGGATCACCGACTTCCCGCTGCTTGAGTACGATGTGGAAGAAAAACGCTACGTGGCCCGCCACCATCCGTTCACTTCCTGTCAGCCCGAACAGCTGGATATTCTCGCCAACGATCCGGGTCAGGCCATTGCCCGCGCCTACGACATGGTCATCAACGGCTACGAAGTGGGCGGCGGCTCCATCCGCATCCACACCCCGGAAATGCAGGAAAAAATGTTTGCCGCTCTCGGCATCGACGAAGAGGAAGCCCGCGAAAAGTTCGGCTTCCTCATGGACGCCCTCAAGTTCGGCGCACCGCCCCACGGCGGCATCGCCTTCGGTCTGGACCGCCTCATCATGATCCTGACCGGCTCCAAGTCCATCCGCGACGTCATCGCCTTCCCCAAGACACAGAAGGCCACCTGCCTCATGACCGAGGCTCCCTCCGCCGTCCCCAGCAAGCAGCTCCGCGAACTGGGCGTGCGCCTGAGAGAAAAGAAAAAAGAAGAGTAA
- the hisS gene encoding histidine--tRNA ligase, with the protein MAKIQKIKGFVDLFPEEAAKFTYMENTARDTFTRYGFGELRTPVLEKTELFQKSIGEDTDVVGKEMFTFPDRKNRSLTMRPEATAGVVRAFIESKTHQPGKVSKFFTFGPMFRYERPQKGRQRQFHQINAEIFGAPEAQADAELILMLRTFLNSLGLTKLVIELNSLGCHECRPGYRQALIDYYKSKDKENFCEDCQRRMETNPLRVLDCKVPSCKELVTDAPIITDHLCEECETHFTDVKTILDGAGIEYELNPRLVRGLDYYVRTCFEVASYDIGSQTAVAGGGRYDGLIKNLGGADCSATGFACGMERLALLLEQLEAEKPDFYLAVVDGDAANAAMLFAQQLRDKGLKGDVSYAGGSMKSRMRAANKSGAKVCLIMGGDELTNDTVTVKDMVGDREQETISRALYLASL; encoded by the coding sequence ATGGCGAAGATTCAGAAAATCAAAGGGTTCGTGGACCTCTTCCCGGAAGAGGCCGCCAAGTTCACCTACATGGAAAATACGGCACGCGACACGTTCACCCGCTACGGTTTCGGCGAACTGCGTACACCCGTGCTCGAAAAAACCGAGCTGTTCCAGAAGTCCATCGGTGAAGACACCGACGTGGTGGGCAAGGAAATGTTCACCTTTCCCGACCGCAAGAACCGCTCCCTGACCATGCGGCCCGAAGCCACCGCAGGCGTTGTCCGCGCCTTTATCGAGTCCAAAACCCATCAACCGGGCAAGGTCTCCAAGTTTTTCACCTTCGGTCCCATGTTCCGCTACGAACGTCCGCAGAAAGGACGCCAGCGCCAGTTCCATCAGATCAATGCGGAAATCTTCGGCGCACCCGAAGCACAGGCCGATGCCGAGCTGATCCTCATGCTCCGCACGTTCCTGAACTCGCTCGGCCTGACCAAGCTGGTCATCGAGCTGAATTCCCTTGGCTGCCATGAATGCCGCCCCGGTTACCGGCAGGCGCTCATCGACTACTACAAGTCCAAGGACAAGGAGAACTTCTGCGAGGACTGCCAGCGCCGCATGGAGACCAATCCCCTGCGCGTGCTCGACTGCAAAGTGCCGTCCTGCAAGGAGCTTGTCACCGATGCCCCGATCATCACCGACCACCTCTGCGAAGAGTGCGAGACGCACTTCACGGACGTGAAGACCATCCTCGACGGTGCGGGAATCGAATACGAACTCAATCCCCGCCTCGTGCGCGGACTGGATTATTACGTTCGCACCTGCTTTGAAGTCGCCAGCTACGACATCGGCTCCCAGACCGCGGTTGCGGGCGGTGGCCGATACGACGGCCTCATCAAGAACCTCGGCGGCGCGGACTGTTCCGCCACCGGGTTCGCCTGCGGCATGGAACGCCTCGCCCTGCTGCTTGAACAGCTTGAAGCGGAGAAGCCCGATTTCTATCTGGCCGTGGTGGACGGAGACGCCGCCAACGCTGCCATGCTCTTTGCCCAGCAGTTGCGCGACAAAGGCCTCAAGGGCGACGTCAGCTACGCAGGCGGTTCCATGAAGAGCCGCATGCGCGCAGCCAACAAGTCCGGCGCAAAGGTCTGCCTCATCATGGGCGGCGACGAACTGACCAACGACACCGTGACCGTGAAAGACATGGTCGGTGACCGTGAACAGGAAACAATCTCGCGGGCCTTGTACCTGGCGAGTCTGTAA
- a CDS encoding acyltransferase family protein, protein MHDEHRKFSFDNLRTLMVLFIVLLHAVCAYAASIPWWHAQDAKGMVYDIALISIDNFALPVLFFVSGLFAAPSLDRHGTSGFIKGKLKRLGLPLLFLPAFYLPAMVYMGYLRRVESPADFFSYWLHWMQTALDWKYVAITSMETGAHYADAFSPHHLWFISLLLIFFLGYAGWRTLSPELADRFSIATLTATAGALVCIGFAIGNLLIQDWAWVRLGPFLLFQPTRLPVYLGMFIFGIFARPHMTGKHPFPWPTWLWFLIFLLAQGGMIVMSRQFMLTAGPAPLGDALIHGLLRATLSVSAVCMFVNLTCRFMAGPSSWRKSLSASSYDIYLLHMPLTVFVQTLLLSMAIPLSLKMLAAFAVPTFLLWWLSRFMAPRNAAVPAGLLAAYFIGFCLFA, encoded by the coding sequence ATGCACGACGAACACAGAAAATTCTCTTTCGACAACCTTCGTACTCTCATGGTCCTGTTCATCGTTCTTCTGCACGCAGTCTGTGCATATGCCGCAAGCATCCCATGGTGGCACGCACAGGATGCCAAGGGGATGGTCTACGACATCGCGCTCATCTCCATCGACAATTTCGCACTGCCGGTCCTCTTCTTTGTCTCCGGCCTGTTCGCGGCACCGTCCCTTGACCGGCACGGAACCTCGGGATTCATCAAGGGCAAGCTGAAACGGTTGGGACTCCCGCTCCTGTTTCTTCCCGCCTTCTACCTGCCCGCCATGGTCTACATGGGGTATCTGCGCCGGGTCGAAAGCCCCGCCGACTTTTTCTCCTACTGGCTTCACTGGATGCAAACCGCCCTGGACTGGAAATATGTCGCCATTACCAGCATGGAAACCGGCGCGCATTATGCCGACGCCTTCTCTCCTCACCATCTCTGGTTCATCTCCCTCCTGCTCATTTTCTTCCTCGGCTATGCAGGTTGGCGAACACTGTCTCCCGAACTGGCCGACAGGTTTTCAATAGCAACCCTCACGGCGACAGCGGGCGCACTGGTATGCATCGGATTCGCCATCGGCAACCTCCTGATTCAGGACTGGGCATGGGTCCGGTTGGGCCCGTTCCTCCTGTTCCAGCCCACCCGGCTGCCGGTCTATCTGGGCATGTTCATATTCGGCATTTTCGCCCGTCCCCACATGACCGGGAAGCATCCGTTCCCATGGCCGACATGGCTCTGGTTTCTCATATTCCTGCTGGCTCAGGGCGGCATGATCGTCATGTCCCGTCAATTCATGCTGACGGCGGGACCGGCCCCGCTGGGCGATGCCCTGATCCACGGCCTGCTCAGGGCAACCCTTTCCGTCTCCGCTGTCTGCATGTTCGTCAACCTGACCTGCCGATTCATGGCCGGTCCGTCGTCGTGGCGGAAATCCCTGTCTGCAAGTTCCTACGACATCTACCTTCTGCACATGCCGTTGACGGTTTTCGTACAGACGCTGCTTCTCTCCATGGCGATTCCCCTTTCCCTGAAAATGCTGGCGGCATTTGCGGTCCCCACCTTCCTGCTCTGGTGGCTCAGCCGATTCATGGCACCACGAAACGCCGCGGTTCCGGCAGGTTTGCTCGCGGCATATTTCATCGGATTCTGCCTGTTTGCCTGA
- a CDS encoding CerR family C-terminal domain-containing protein, with protein sequence MGMPENPTTQEKIFFAGVHLFARDGYEAATVRDICKKAGTANATAVNYYFGSKAELYKAILNMVFAENLRRREELEKTQPSADLSPEDKLRRFLTIMVDVGFNDDPVAQDITKVVLREMMSPTEHLDAIVETFTRPDNDELSGIIREILGQDAPDFVVRDNLASVGGQIFYYLAFWPVFSRINPEHPGVSNYKEPLIDHIMRFSMAGLNATREALERGEISPS encoded by the coding sequence ATGGGGATGCCGGAAAATCCGACCACGCAGGAAAAAATATTTTTCGCCGGAGTGCACCTGTTTGCGCGAGATGGGTATGAAGCAGCAACCGTCAGGGACATCTGCAAGAAGGCAGGTACAGCCAATGCCACAGCCGTGAACTACTATTTCGGCAGCAAGGCCGAGCTCTACAAGGCAATCCTGAACATGGTGTTTGCCGAGAACCTGCGCCGCAGGGAGGAACTGGAAAAGACACAGCCTTCAGCCGATCTTTCACCGGAAGACAAGCTGCGCCGCTTTCTGACCATCATGGTGGACGTAGGGTTCAACGACGATCCGGTCGCACAGGACATCACCAAGGTCGTCCTTCGCGAAATGATGTCGCCCACAGAACATCTGGACGCAATCGTCGAAACATTCACCCGGCCGGACAATGACGAGTTGTCGGGGATCATCCGGGAAATACTGGGGCAGGACGCACCGGATTTCGTTGTTCGGGACAATCTGGCAAGCGTCGGCGGACAAATATTCTACTATCTGGCCTTTTGGCCGGTTTTCAGCCGGATCAACCCCGAACATCCCGGCGTCAGCAACTACAAGGAACCGTTGATAGATCACATCATGCGCTTCTCGATGGCCGGACTCAACGCAACCCGGGAAGCACTTGAGAGGGGCGAAATTTCCCCCTCTTGA
- a CDS encoding molybdopterin-dependent oxidoreductase — protein sequence MKKLTACTMDCGDACSLLVDAEKKTVSGNPKHPFTKGFCCRKGARYFERLEADERITTPLVRQGSGFVEASWDEALGLVAQKLDAARQVPESILHVRGYGYRGILAQASSHFFQALGSSKTYGAVCDDTGITACIRDFGSLNHNDVDDLLNASRIVNWGKDMSRMSIHMQTIVQKARKNGTEVLSISPGGDGTPDFSDVHVLIRPGTDRFLAAAVLKLYFEAGDLNPWVVNRTSNWPALRGLIDSLDYRELCAACEVPSSDVEMIYDWYADTGNVATLIAWGLQRHVFGGQNVRFINALAMTSGHIGISGGGSYYNISSGRNLGKWDRLMKGGDMKADRRELLVHDLGREIRRAYPPVDFIWVDGHNIVNQIPDCLGVADAMRRPFVVCVDGFMNDTALVADVILPPALMFEREDVLGSFIHNCVNYCAPVVEPRGQCRPDFDILADLGGRLANPVQLPSAEVCLREGLKKKNISLDELRENGFVKVSHPYIAFEDMQFDHPDGKYRFPEAISPEPERDPEYPLQLLTLLRGKFLHSQIPESEQAGYPTVWISKKNPAFAMLNPAMDCYLVTEAGAMRVNVETDDTIHSRAVIIRRGGWLKFGHNANVLITPKSTDMADGCAYYSQTCRLENRS from the coding sequence ATGAAAAAACTCACGGCCTGCACCATGGATTGCGGCGATGCCTGTTCGCTGCTCGTGGATGCGGAAAAGAAGACCGTCTCAGGTAATCCCAAGCACCCGTTTACCAAGGGATTCTGCTGTCGTAAGGGCGCGCGGTATTTCGAACGGCTTGAAGCGGATGAGCGCATAACCACACCGCTTGTCCGGCAGGGGAGCGGTTTTGTGGAGGCCTCATGGGACGAGGCGCTCGGCCTTGTCGCGCAGAAGCTTGATGCGGCACGACAGGTGCCGGAGTCGATTCTCCATGTGCGCGGTTACGGTTACCGGGGCATTCTCGCACAGGCGAGCAGCCATTTCTTTCAGGCGTTGGGTTCCTCCAAAACGTATGGCGCGGTCTGCGACGATACCGGTATCACCGCCTGCATCCGGGATTTCGGCTCGCTCAATCACAATGACGTCGATGATCTGCTGAATGCCTCGCGCATCGTGAACTGGGGCAAAGACATGAGCCGCATGTCCATTCACATGCAGACCATCGTGCAGAAGGCGCGCAAGAACGGGACGGAAGTGCTTTCCATTTCTCCGGGCGGCGACGGCACACCGGATTTTTCCGACGTGCATGTGCTCATCCGTCCCGGTACCGATCGCTTTCTGGCGGCGGCGGTGCTCAAGCTCTATTTCGAGGCGGGCGACCTCAATCCGTGGGTCGTGAACCGCACGTCCAATTGGCCCGCCCTGCGCGGTCTCATCGACAGCCTCGACTATCGGGAACTGTGCGCGGCCTGCGAAGTGCCGTCTTCCGATGTGGAAATGATCTACGATTGGTACGCGGACACCGGCAACGTGGCCACGCTCATCGCGTGGGGATTGCAGCGTCATGTGTTCGGCGGGCAGAATGTACGGTTCATCAACGCGCTCGCCATGACGTCCGGTCATATCGGCATCAGCGGCGGCGGTTCGTATTACAATATTTCCTCGGGCCGCAACCTCGGAAAGTGGGACCGTCTCATGAAGGGCGGCGATATGAAGGCGGACCGCAGGGAACTGCTTGTCCACGATCTTGGGCGCGAAATCCGCAGGGCTTATCCGCCAGTGGATTTCATCTGGGTGGATGGGCACAACATTGTCAATCAGATTCCCGACTGTCTCGGCGTGGCCGATGCCATGCGCCGGCCATTCGTGGTCTGCGTGGACGGGTTCATGAACGACACCGCGCTCGTTGCCGACGTCATCCTGCCGCCCGCCCTGATGTTCGAGCGGGAGGACGTGCTCGGTTCGTTCATCCACAACTGCGTCAACTATTGCGCTCCCGTGGTCGAACCGCGCGGGCAGTGCCGCCCGGATTTCGATATCCTTGCCGATCTTGGCGGACGGCTGGCGAATCCTGTTCAATTGCCGAGTGCGGAAGTCTGCCTCAGGGAAGGGTTGAAAAAGAAGAATATCTCACTGGACGAACTGCGTGAGAACGGATTCGTGAAAGTTTCGCATCCGTACATTGCCTTTGAAGACATGCAGTTTGACCATCCGGACGGGAAATACCGTTTTCCTGAAGCCATTTCGCCCGAACCCGAGCGTGATCCCGAATATCCGCTGCAACTGCTCACGCTTCTCCGCGGCAAATTCCTGCATTCGCAGATTCCGGAGTCTGAGCAGGCTGGCTATCCGACTGTCTGGATTTCCAAGAAGAATCCGGCCTTTGCCATGCTCAATCCGGCCATGGACTGCTATCTCGTCACCGAGGCCGGAGCCATGCGCGTCAACGTGGAGACCGACGACACCATTCATTCCCGCGCGGTCATCATCCGGCGTGGCGGGTGGTTGAAATTCGGGCATAATGCCAATGTTCTCATTACCCCGAAATCAACGGATATGGCGGACGGGTGTGCCTATTACAGCCAGACCTGCCGACTGGAAAATCGTTCGTGA
- a CDS encoding transport-associated protein, whose amino-acid sequence MKVWKKILVIGCLLAMMVPTFGCSEEGTMEKAGKKLDQAAEDASDAAEDAKDAAKKLFE is encoded by the coding sequence ATGAAAGTATGGAAAAAAATTCTTGTGATCGGCTGCCTTCTCGCCATGATGGTCCCGACCTTCGGTTGCAGCGAGGAAGGAACCATGGAAAAGGCGGGCAAGAAGCTCGATCAGGCTGCGGAAGATGCTTCCGACGCTGCTGAAGACGCCAAGGATGCGGCCAAGAAGCTGTTCGAATAA